From the Ciconia boyciana chromosome 6, ASM3463844v1, whole genome shotgun sequence genome, the window TGCCTGACCTGAGATGTGTTGGAGGTGCTGGATTTCCAGGTGATCTTAAACACCTTCCAGCCCCGCAGATCACAGACAGTGGCTGGAAGCCCTGGCTGGCTCGAGCCACCTTTCCTGGGTGTCCCCTTCCAGCACCCGAGCGGGGCGGCAGCAGAAGGGATTAGCCAGGACTAAATAAAGCTTAGGACAATAGTTGTCGAGGGCTATGCGGTGTGGTAGAGACAAAGCTGCCCCTGGTCTgccagaggcagggctgggaacgGGGAGAGCAAGCCAGGGGCTGTCTTCTCTGTGGCTCTGCCAGAGAAGGGGAAACCTGCTCAGCtgctccctttttcctttttttttttcttctttttcttctttttccttccttcccatttttGAAACAGATTGAGTCGGCTATTTAATGGGAGCTAAACCCAGGCAGAGCGTGACCTGGCACCTTCCCAGGGATGCACTCACTGCATCCCTTTGCTTAGCTGGACCTGAGCCCTCCCTTAACgcatcctcctccccttctctccctttcctggcCTGCAGGATTCCTACAGAAAGCAAGTCGTCATCGATGGAGAGACTTGCTTGTTAGACATCTTGGATACTGCAGGGCAAGAGGAGTACAGTGCTATGAGAGACCAGTACATGAGAACGGGGGAAGGATTCCTCTGCGTCTTTGCCATCAACAACACCAAGTCCTTTGAAGATATTCACCAGTACAGGTCAGTATCCTGGGAAGGGCCCCTTCCCTCTTGCCCTGTGCAAAGGGGATGCCTTGCCACtgcaccctcctgccctccctaAAAGGCCCTGTGGTGGAAGCACTGGCTGCCAGCAAAGACAATTAGCTCAAGTGGCCATTCCCCAGGGAAGAGACGGAGCAGACGGCTAATGTCAGTGACTCCAATAAAACCCATCCGAAGGGATTGCTTGTGGCCTTTGGGGACTCGGTAACGTAATGTTTAAGTGTTTATAGTGACTAAAGAGAGAGGTGATCCTCTATgaccccctcccttccctccctaaTTAGTGGAATTGGTTTGTTAGTGTAATCGATCTCAGCAACTTCTGCTGggcctgggagctgggagaggaggctgggaagggcagggagggctgcttCCCCCACTGGCAGCCGTCGCAATGAGACTGCGGTCTGACAGCCGCACGCATGTGGGGAGAGGCAGTCCTGGCTTGTTGGAATTCAGTTTCAACCAGGACAAAGACGAAGCAGGAAGAGAGTCAGGGCCCTGGTGAGGTGACTTTCCCAAGAGGATGGACTGGGGGtcagtggcagagcagggacccCATCCCAGCGTGGTCCTGCTTTGGCTGCACCTAGGTTACCCATCCTGCTTCTCCCCCTTGCTGCCATCacccctgcagagctggagagccaaggagatGACATAAAAGCAGCAGGAGTCTTCCCTGGCTACCCCGATGCTAGTTTAGGGAGGGATCTCTGCTTTATGCCTTTTTTTGAGGCTCGGCTGTGATGGGAGGCACTTGCAGAGTATGCAAGAGATGGCTCCGCCTGTCCCTGCTCTATCCACTGCCTGCCAAGGGACCGTGTACCCCAGTCCCTCATCATAAGCCTGAGTCCCAGATAATCCTGTAGCTCCAAGCACATGCACAGCCCTTCCTTGCTCTGTAGTCAGAGGCACTGCTCTGAGCTGTCAAGATGTCTGTCTTTGGCTAGCAGGCGTGTTCGGTGTAATAACTATATGGTTGGACTAATATGGCTTGTTTTAGCTGAACCAGAGGACAAAGGATGGGATTTTCCTAAAGCACCTGAGGGATTCAGCAGCATTCATCCttgtgctggggctggtgcctGTGAATCACTTGCAGTGTGGCTCGATTTCAAGGCCCGGTTTTAATCATGATGTAAATCACTGGCTTTCATCTCGTTTTGCCTGTGCTCTTTGTGTTTgcacttttaaaagaatattccCCAGAGAAACTCTGGCTCTCCCTGGTTAGTAACCATTAGGAGGTACCTGTTTTCAGCTAAGTGTAGCCCATGCATTAAATTTAGTACTTGTGTTTGCTGATCAGGATGTTACATGGAACATTTAAGTGGCTTTATGGCATGTCATACATATAGTCAGATTTCATTTCTATGTTgtactacattaaaaaaaagattttttttttttttgtgtgtgtgatacATGTCCAGCTGCTTTTGGATGGAAATTTGAAttcaattaaaatgcagaaatcagcattttaaataatgcttttattagTTAAATAAAACCATGTTGAATGTTCTGGATGcatgagcaaggaaaaaaaaagctgttttgcatCTGAAGTTAAATGGTTTATTAAGCAGAGGAAGTTGTTATCTATCAGGAGGGAATTGAATGGATTGTTTGTGGTCATAATGgcctttaagatttttttagaaGTGGTAGATCTCATCCTCGCCCACCTAGTTTTAAATCTGAGGTTGGAATGAAGAAGTGAGCATTACAGCTTTTTTGCTTCCCAGTTGGTTTCTCAACTTTGAGTGACCTAAACTAAATTGAAAGGAAGCAAATACTGCCTGTGCATCTGCAGAAAAGGTTACAGCTGCCAAAAGCTGGTTTATCAGCTCAGCAAATTCTGGTTGCaggtgattttttctttttatcctcaTTCAGGGGGATTACTTGATCTAAAATGTTGGAAATAACACAGGTAACTGCTTGagtattcatttttatttagtttaaacTATCTTAAGCTCATGTCTTAATATAGATTGTTATAATTTCAAGTTGTGTTTTGTAAACAGTTGCATTTAAAGAGCAGAAGTATGTTTaggttttgtttccaaaagtgCCCTAGCTATTTTGCTGTTTACTCACTTACATGGTCATTTACGTTCTCCTGAAAGCCCAACACAAGGCACTTGGCAGAAGTGAAGCATAGCTGTTAATTCTTGACAAAGCAGCTGGTTGGGAGTGTCCTGGAGCTGCCTTCTGATGCCTTTTCTCCCTTCACTTTGGCACCTCTTACTCTTGCAGGGAGCAGATCAAGAGGGTGAAAGACTCAGATGATGTTCCCATGGTGCTGGTGGGAAATAAATGTGACCTACCAGCTCGGACAGTGGAGACCCGGCAAGCGCAGGACCTCGCCCGGAGTTACGGGATCCCCTACATAGAAACGTCTGCCAAAACCAGACAGGTAGGAGAAgggttttaaacaaaatcttctttttcttctgttttctccagtgctgtctggagaGCCAGGAACAGGCAGACACCACTTTGCAGACAGATGGGTGCAAGGGCCAGGATTAGTTGCTTCCTTAAGGCTAAATGCTCCATCAGGATGTTCCTTCCCCTGTCTGGGCTCAAGCCTCCAATCTGGACAAGTGTGTAATTCATGCTCTGGCAGCAGTGAAGGGAAGATGCCTTCTCAGGGCTTTCTCCAGGGCTCTGGAATAACCCTCATAGTCATTGCGGGTCAGCTAAGCTCAGGGGACTGGGCTAACCTCATCCATGGTCTATTTTGGCAGACCTACAGGCAGAATATACCAGTGCTGGAAGGACCATGTGGGGCTCCCAGAGCACAAAGGTGGAAATGGAGCAGCTGATACCTTCAGTGGTCTAGTGGTGGCTTTTCTCTTGGGTGGTAGACCTCATTCAGGCTGCTGAAAGCTGATGAATCTCAAGGACTTAAGAGCTCCTTGGACTTGTGGTTGCTTGTTCAATCTTGCTTTCTGTTCAGGGGCCACACTAAGATCCCTGTTATTCTTCCCATCTTGGTTTTGTACCTTTAATTGTGCAATATGCACTGCTGGGTACACAGTGCTACGGACACGtagctggggagcagagccctctcttctctccaCTGTCCCCTCTTGAAGTGGGCAGCTGCTTCAGGCAACGCTTTTCTTCCAGGGTGTTGAAGATGCCTTCTACACCTTGGTACGGGAGATCCGTCAGCACAAGCTGCGCAAGCTGAATCCCCCAGATGAGAGTGGCCCCGGCTGCATGAACTGTAAATGTGTGATATCGTGACTATGGTGAGTTTTGGAAGCCTGCTTGGAAGATGCAGTGCAGTGGGGTTATACTGGAAGCAGGGTAGGAGGTGACTGCAGATGCATTCGTCTGCAAACAAATGCAGCAGAAACAATTTCAGCaataggtattttttttaatgaaacactttttgactgaaatagcatttttctgtcaaaacatAGGTAAGTCAAAATTCCCACTTTCCTGAGGAAGTGTGTAGGAGGAAAgggttgtttatttttcccccctcattttCTGGAACAGAATTCTAcagaactgaataaaaaaatacatgttttgtcGTGCTTTCCCCGGGAAATCTTCTCCCCATGCTGCCCCTATGAAAAAGGAGTTAAGCTGGTATTGAAGGTGTGCGGCTCACTGCGCGTTCACCAGGCTGGCCCTAGTGGAGTTTAGATGAAGAGCTGGGTAAGCGCATTGCCTCCTAATGCACTCGTGTAAATTGCCTCGTCCTAAAGCTTCAGAGCAGACCTGTATCACTGTGAAAGTCCTGTGTTCCTCAGAAGAATTTTCCCCATTAGATATATCCCCTGGGATATTTGGAACTGATGCAGTGTTGAGAATTAGCCATAAGGgggctgttttgcttttataaatcGTGCATGCTGGAGCCAGAAACAGTGTTTTTCAGATTGTCTGTGTTCACttgcctgtttttcctttttttctttccttgattgtttttttttaatgatgcatttatttaaatcGTTGCAATCCTGCTGGATAGCAGTGAGGGAGAGCTCCTATTGGTGTCCCTCTGAGCTGGGTGGCCTTAAGCCAAACGCCTGGGAATATCTGGCTGTGTAACCAGCTCCTTCCATGGCAGAAGTGGAGAGAATTGGGGATGAGTGCACCAGGGAGATGTACATCTAAGGACATCTGGGACTGGGGTGTGGGAGAAAAGCCTGCACAAACATTGCCCTTAACATCTTTTGGGGAGTCTCCCAAGCACCCCGACTGGCCCTTCACCCCTTTACACAACTGATGGAGCCTAAAGAGAAGCACATCGTGTCCAGAGATGATGCTAAGAGGGTCTCGCTGAAGGTGGAGGTGGGAGGCTGGTTTTCCTCCATCGCTTTTTGAGCCAAAGGCTGTGAGCACAGCAGAGTTctttctggggggggggggaacaaccAAAAACGCTGGCAGCATTTGCTTCCTATGAGCAAAAAACCACGTGAGCACCCCACCCCTCCGCTCCCAGCCGAGGCGCGCAAGGTCTCCTGGGGCCTGAGCCGAATGCTGTGCCCAGCACACTTATCACTGCTAAGGGAGGTTTTCCAGATGTTCAGGTCCTCCAGCTGTTTAGGAGCATTTCCTCCGGATGGGGATGTGAGCTCGGGGCTCGTTTCCTGGTCTGGCTCACAGCTGACAGCATGGGCTCggcagatgctgctgctcccctACACTGACTGCCAGGAGCCTGGTCCCTGTCACAGCCTGGTGGTCAGCACCAGCATGGGCAGTGCCTTCTAAAAGAGAGGCAAGAAGGTGTGGGAAGGAGTCTCTTGGAAGACTTCCCTCTGTTAAGAGAGCATGCCCTGTGAGTTGCCGACATCTTTTTCTGCTCAGGCAGAAACTTGAAACTAAACATCCCAGCTCATTCTAGCTGCAGTGGCcaagagcagagagggaggaacaTCAGGGCACAAAAGGAGAAGCAAGGCAAGAACACgctgggttttggggaggagaagggcGAGTGTGTGGCCAGGGAGCCAGGGAGATTTGTCTGCATTTGCCCTGGACTCACTTTGTGGCTCCCATCATCcctggaggagggagaaagatcTCACTAAACTGCCTCCCTTCCCACAGTGAGGTTTGGGCAGAGGTAGGTCTGGTGAGGTACCTGAGGCTCGCCCATCACTCCACAGACCATTTGCTTGTTCCCTTCTGCACACGTGCAGATGCTTTGCTGAGCCAGGTCCAGACCTCCAAGACCTGTGTAGCATGTTGCTTTCCTTCTGTGGGCACTAGCAGGGCCATCCCGAAATGTGAGGTGGGGGTAATGGAAACAGCCCCTGCTGGTTCTGACAGCAAATGGGTGCTAATGAGTGTCCTCTTCTGGTTTCAGCTGACTGGACCGTGTCTTGGAGAGGTTCCCACTGTGCAGAGCGCAAGGAAAGAGGTGAAGCGAAGGAAGAAGCAAACGGATTCAGGGGAGGAGTGtagggggagggggagatgaagaggaggaggaggaagagcatgGGGGGGAGCGTGAGCCCCTCCAAGGACTATCTCACACTTCACCCAAGCCTGTGgcaaatgactttttttttcttttttttatttccctgttcCCTCCTCCTTTGGCCTCTTCCCACCCCGGCAACTGTACAAAGCCACAGATTGAATCACAGTAAATTATTATTTGATGGTCTCGACAAACCGTCTTGATGGCTGTGTCCTCCTTCCAgagggtgctgctgctggtgctctgGAAGGATCACTGGTGGGAcggcagggagggaagggcacTGAGATTTATTCTCCATGAACCAAGGTCGTGCTGTAGACCATGAGGGTGATTGGGGTGGGGTATCCTTCAGGGAAAGAGCTGTCTTTGTCTCCAGCAAGTTGTTGTCATGTCCcatcccccccagcccacctgaAACTCTTTGCTGGCCCGAAGTTTTGGTGGAGTGGAAGAGCACAACCAGTCCAAGCCTGTCCTCAGTGCTCCCCTGGGTGCTTTGATTTCAA encodes:
- the HRAS gene encoding GTPase HRas encodes the protein MTEYKLVVVGAGGVGKSALTIQLIQNHFVDEYDPTIEDSYRKQVVIDGETCLLDILDTAGQEEYSAMRDQYMRTGEGFLCVFAINNTKSFEDIHQYREQIKRVKDSDDVPMVLVGNKCDLPARTVETRQAQDLARSYGIPYIETSAKTRQGVEDAFYTLVREIRQHKLRKLNPPDESGPGCMNCKCVIS